Proteins from a genomic interval of Chanodichthys erythropterus isolate Z2021 chromosome 6, ASM2448905v1, whole genome shotgun sequence:
- the mrpl45 gene encoding 39S ribosomal protein L45, mitochondrial isoform X2, translating to MATSICRTLKYFQPIACQNIKYVASLLDVRLPQPVFVPIRTKKRYFIPPAVNVKTQPEQEAKARAAGVVVRQQYIERPINISCTAGIFDPYVPPEGDARLSTLSKEGLKQRTEQLRQSAASQLSIRKIKDHDPDFSTKAFPVLAQQIFIDAHAALTQFNKEKLHSLVTERCYPEMVRGNRYKTLRWRFIESLEPPRVVHARCPDMISKGNLYGQVTLRIHSRQTLAIYDRFGRLMLGDEDEPRDVLEYLVMERHLVNPYGRWRLHGKIVPAWAPPKDPIIKTVMIPGPKLKPEDEFENLNYQIPKPKAVQWYK from the exons ATGGCGACATCCATTTGTAGGACGTTGAAATACTTTCAACCGATAGCGTGTCAAAATATTAA GTATGTCGCATCGTTGCTGGACGTGCGGCTGCCGCAGCCGGTGTTTGTTCCAATCCGCACAAAGAAGCGCTACTTCATTCCTCCAGCGGTGAATGTGAAAACACAACCCGAGCAGGAGGCTAAAGCCCGGGCTGCGGGTGTGGTGGTCCGACAGCAGTACATAGAGAGACCCATCAACATCTCGTGCACAG CTGGCATCTTTGATCCGTACGTTCCTCCTGAAGGAGATGCTCGGCTCTCCACTCTGTCCAAAGAAGGTCTGAAACAGCGCACAGAACAGCTGCGTCAGAGTGCAGCGTCACAGCTGTC GATTCGTAAAATAAAGGATCATGACCCCGATTTCTCCACTAAAGCGTTTCCAGTACTAGCTCAACAAATCTTCATAGACGCTCATGCAGCACTCACACA ATTTAACAAAGAAAAGCTCCATTCTTTGGTGACAGAGAGGTGTTACCCT GAAATGGTTCGGGGGAACCGTTATAAGACTCTGCGCTGGCGCTTCATTGAATCACTAGAGCCGCCGCGGGTGGTTCATGCACGGTGTCCTGACATGATCAGCAAGGGCAACCTGTACGGCCAGGTGACTCTCCGCATCCATTCTAGACAG ACATTAGCAATCTATGACCGGTTTGGCCGGTTGATGCTTGGGGATGAGGATGAACCCCGGGACGTCCTGGAATACCTAGTGATGGAGAGGCATCTGGTCAACCCTTATGGGCGCTGGAGACTTCACGGCAAGATTGTTCCAGCATGGGCTCCCCCAAAAGATCCCATTATTAAG ACTGTCATGATTCCTGGTCCAAAGCTGAAGCCCGAGGACGAGTTTGAGAACCTGAATTACCAGATACCAAAGCCGAAGGCAGTGCAGTGGTATAAGTAA
- the gpr179 gene encoding metabotropic glycine receptor — protein sequence MGLCACVLPLLLLLPSLLSAQLSNVSEVEDTSSLEFTPTPTNLNTLAGKSSSPSPLPTSPAPVKVSTEEDRSAVENYLYTANSSSLAASTCTQAFQLPVQRGSPPRELLPLLHQAIASLTNAANFLNLIFQASELRETSVREDIEWYHALVRAMLEGDRPGLVRRAFLTFDADPIIQQPQLVLRASKGTTQDILLQDLTSGWSSFHPPAPDQSWFDSFKSSSPPLHALSKRVLLNDLSTLDTPKWARGDSYVINSSGVRWGEAPFLECVDGRFLPGWLLSLSMPFYGLKPDLSPEFRGVIRVDVNVQGFNVDHCASGDFWFANTHQCNRTSMECEPIPQQGFRMGQYCCRCKKGYYSPNPDIQNKRNNRVNSTQACYPEVPVCLPCWPGCAECEDGGPCWVQEDWLLRTGVLAVQGLFMVLVLISMLVAYQCRSTKRIRSSGLLLLEMILCGSLLLYFPVFILYFKPSTFRCILLRWVRLLGFAIVYGTVTLKMYRVLRVFLSRTAQRVPYITTRGVLRMLGVIVLTVSWFLCAWTVGVLQNRDRNVPLLIISTTSEGQGFNVCDLDRWDYMMAVAELLFLCWGSFLCSAVKAVPSAFHEPRYMTIAIHNELLLSSMFHLLRFARPSIHPDWMLLLFFAHTHVTITVTLGLLFVPKFLHMSRPGREEIAAEVYEEEVELRRSCSYLNSSFTSNCWSDHSLDPDDIRDELKKLYSQLEVHKTKRMANSNPHLPKKRSSRLSIGRSLIKRITEIPESLSRQCSREDKDVSAAIGTISRSGSYYKSHQTTSINTMTETLMQPSPKLRKSHSAYDCTPEREVSLLSSSIKSTTAKRASQHSDAGSINTTLLVCKSASTHNLSLDTNLLLPEPTRFQKSLSVIERNDHRSVTTCRSIENVSLPGKAAPAEKPLPTVDVDIKKQTSSALLSESFDKAEVCPWEVPEELPANKNQKHVTYSLSNQDEPKSPGAISSPTLLYVCPWEYLPPPSPPVTEIGNGIQSDVDSTKPKPPISCSAPGSPHTVSGKPKDFRVFSFHSATHSLLAAKGIGELGRSMSREKSLQESNVKEGTLQKSLSTSMRLSPGSATSDKRTPQTHRRAMTTVGMKPSLVKQTAIRLPSTDSPEKSPKHIAPVHICPWESEEVILEVKKQNVNDSVLQRKYSDKQVLSMTINNDGFKATELQLKSLLSVPNPEVCPWDVPKPFHQTSISDVCPWEVVEVEPLQTKSIHTDVCPWETDCDPSRITEDNLCNTTVEVPTSGDTQKQVNVKPEACPSYVIDTNISQVRQGSIQTHSDTIKPGERLIYVNARQSPVHQEPAQRDSCSVETSETLRQEESDFPEPPPPVTDISPWQSESNTKDTKRPSLKETMPKKATVCPWEVEASEKLDEREGATNKESIKVDQEQDTVKIIVCPWETSESVKSIEKEESVCGDVCPWETKESVNTLQKQESVHADVCPWETKDPTKALQKQKSAHEDACPWETGEPTKTLQKQDSVLAHVCPWETGEAAKVLQKQDSVLADVCPWETGEAAKALQKQDSVRADVCPWETGEPAKTLQKQESVRADVCPWETGEAAKVLQKQDSVLADVCPWETGEPAKILQKQESVRADVCPWETGEPTKALQKQVSVRADVCPWETGEPAKALQKQDSVLADVCPWETGEPVKTLQKQERVDSDVCPQEAKTSPKQSEPQDCIHAVPSKRQDSTQGSVYPRENDMGMTAATTESSKSQPAPDINPSDLDTQAAEETRVNPPLARRDAMCPWEMEGGRQESIIVHDNSDVFTWEEAIPEEDDGDAETAAEAFIFPSDL from the exons ATGGGCCTGTGTGCTTGTGTGCTACCTCTACTGCTGCTATTGCCTAGCCTGCTTTCTGCTCAGCTCAGCAATGTGTCTGAAGTTGAGGACACGTCCAGTTTGGAGTTCACCCCAACACCTACTAACCTAAATACCTTAGCAGGGAAGAGCTCGTCACCCAGCCCCCTACCAACCAGTCCGGCTCCTGTAAAAGTGAGCACGGAGGAGGACCGGTCTGCCGTGGAGAACTACCTCTATACTGCCAATTCGTCCTCTTTAGCTGCCTCCACCTGCACACAAGCATTCCAGCTGCCTGTTCAGCGGGGATCTCCACCTAGAGAACTTCTCCCTCTCTTGCACCAAGCCATAGCGTCTCTGACCAATGCGGCCAACTTTCTCAACCTGATATTTCAAGCAAGTGAGCTGAGAGAAACAAGTGTACGAGAAGATATCGAGTGGTACCATGCACTGGTCCGGGCCATGCTCGAAGGGGACAGGCCCGGCCTGGTCAGACGAGCTTTTCTAACATTCGACGCAGACCCCATAATCCAACAGCCCCAACTGGTGCTCCGTGCCTCTAAAGGGACAACCCAGGACATTCTCTTACAGGACTTGACGTCTGGCTGGAGCAGCTTCCATCCTCCTGCCCCTGACCAAAGCTGGTTTGATTCATTCAAGTCTAGCTCTCCACCCCTCCATGCCTTGTCTAAGCGGGTTCTTCTAAATGACCTAAGCACCCTAGATACTCCCAAGTGGGCACGTGGGGATAGTTATGTGATCAATAGCAGCGGGGTACGGTGGGGCGAAGCCCCTTTCCTTGAGTGTGTTGATGGACGCTTTTTGCCAGGGTGGTTACTCAGCCTCTCAATGCCATTTTACGGATTGAAGCCAGACCTCAGCCCAGAGTTCAG GGGTGTGATCCGTGTTGACGTCAATGTCCAGGGATTTAATGTGGATCATTGTGCCAGTGGAGATTTCTGGTTTGCAAACACACACCAATGTAATCGTACCAGCATGGAG TGTGAGCCCATCCCACAACAGGGCTTCCGGATGGGTCAGTACTGCTGCCGATGTAAAAAGGGCTATTACAGTCCAAATCCAgacatacaaaacaaaa GGAACAACCGTGTGAATAGTACCCAAGCTTGTTACCCAGAAGTCCCTGTGTGTCTGCCCTGTTGGCCTGGCTGTGCTGAGTGTGAGGATGGAGGCCCGTGTTGGGTGCAGGAAGACTGGCTCTTGAGAACAGGCGTCCTGGCTGTGCAGGGCCTCTTCATGGTCCTTGTGCTTATTAGCATGCTGGTAGCATATCAGTGCAGAAGTACCAAG CGGATCCGATCGTCAGGGCTTTTGCTGCTGGAGATGATCCTGTGTGGCTCTCTGTTGCTTTACTTCCCA GTCTTTATTCTATACTTCAAACCCAGCACTTTCCGGTGTATTCTACTCCGCTGGGTCCGTCTGCTTGGCTTTGCCATTGTTTATGGAACTGTGACGCTCAAGATGTACCG GGTTCTGAGGGTTTTCCTGTCACGTACAGCCCAGAGAGTGCCATACATCACTACCAGGGGTGTGCTGAGGATGCTGGGAGTTATAGTGCTTACTGTCAGTTGGTTCCTGTGTGCATGGACAGTGGGCGTCCTTCAGAATCGAGACCGAAATGTGCCATTGCTGATCATTTCCACCACCTCAGAAGGACAAGGTTTCAATGTGTGTGACCTGGACCGGTGGGACTACATGATGGCTGTGG CGGAGCTGTTGTTTCTGTGCTGGGGCAGTTTCCTGTGCAGTGCAGTGAAGGCGGTACCTTCAGCATTTCACGAACCACGTTACATGACCATCGCTATCCACAATGAGCTACTGCTCTCCTCCATGTTTCATCTTCTCAG ATTTGCCAGACCATCGATTCATCCTGACTGGATGCTCTTGCTGTTCTTCGCTCACACGCATGTCACAATTACTGTAACACTCGGCCTGCTTTTTGTACCTAAG TTTCTTCACATGTCACGGCCAGGTCGAGAGGAAATAGCTGCAGAGGTATATGAGGAGGAGGTGGAATTGCGACGTTCATGTTCTTACCTCAACAGTAGTTTCACCTCTAACTGTTGGAGTGACCACAGCCTGGACCCTGATGACATTCGG GATGAGCTGAAGAAACTATATTCTCAGTTGGAAGTCCACAAGACCAAGAGGATGGCAAACAGCAATCCCCACCTTCCGAAGAAGCGCAGTTCTCGTCTCAGTATTGGACGATCCCTTATAAAACGGATCACTGAGATCCCAGAAAGTTTAAGCAGGCAATGCAGCCGTGAAGACAAGGATGTTAGTGCTGCAATAGGAACTATATCCCGATCTGGATCTTATTACAAAAGTCATCAAACCACAAGCATTAACACGATGACTGAAACTTTAATGCAGCCCTCTCCAAAGCTGCGGAAGTCCCATAGTGCCTATGACTGTACCCCAGAAAGAGAGGTCTCCCTATTAAGCTCCTCCATTAAGAGCACAACGGCCAAGAGGGCTTCCCAGCATTCTGATGCAGGATCCATCAATACAACATTGCTGGTCTGCAAGTCTGCCAGTACCCACAATCTATCGTTAGACACTAACCTTCTGCTTCCCGAGCCTACCAGGTTTCAAAAGTCACTCAGCGTTATAGAACGAAATGACCACCGCTCTGTGACTACTTGTAGAAGCATTGAAAATGTGTCACTTCCTGGCAAAGCTGCCCCAGCAGAAAAGCCCCTGCCAACTGTGGATGTCGACATAAAGAAGCAGACTTCAAGTGCCTTGCTCTCAGAGTCATTTGACAAGGCAGAGGTCTGCCCATGGGAGGTTCCAGAGGAACTCCCTGCAAACAAGAATCAAAAACATGTCACATATTCTCTTTCAAATCAAGATGAACCCAAATCACCTGGTGCCATCTCGTCACCAACGCTATTATATGTTTGTCCTTGGGAATACTTACCACCTCCTTCCCCCCCTGTAACAGAAATTGGCAATGGTATACAGTCAGATGTTGATTCCACAAAACCCAAGCCTCCAATCTCCTGTAGCGCTCCAGGGTCGCCACATACAGTCTCCGGCAAGCCAAAGGATTTTCGGGTTTTCTCTTTCCACTCTGCTACCCACAGTCTCCTTGCAGCAAAGGGCATTGGGGAACTTGGAAGAAGTATGAGTAGAGAGAAAAGCCTACAAGAAAGTAATGTTAAGGAGGGAACACTACAAAAATCCCTTTCCACATCCATGAGATTGTCCCCAGGCAGTGCAACTTCAGACAAACGTACCCCGCAGACACACAGACGGGCTATGACTACCGTAGGCATGAAACCTAGCCTTGTGAAACAAACAGCAATACGGCTTCCATCTACAGATTCTCCTGAAAAGAGCCCCAAACATATTGCCCCAGTTCACATTTGTCCATGGGAGTCAGAAGAGGTTATCTTGGAGGTCAAGAAGCAGAATGTGAACGACAGTGTCTTACAAAGAAAATACAGTGACAAGCAAGTACTCTCTATGACAATAAATAATGATGGCTTCAAAGCAACTGAGCTCCAACTAAAATCTTTATTGTCTGTTCCTAATCCAGAAGTGTGTCCATGGGATGTCCCAAAACCTTTTCATCAAACCAGCATTTCTGATGTCTGTCCTTGGGAAGTTGTGGAAGTAGAGCCATTGCAAACTAAGAGCATACATACTGATGTCTGTCCCTGGGAAACAGATTGTGACCCATCAAGGATCACCGAAGACAATTTATGTAATACCACTGTTGAAGTCCCTACGTCTGGAGACACCCAGAAGCAGGTAAATGTGAAGCCTGAAGCATGCCCTTCTTATGTAATAGACACAAATATCTCTCAGGTTAGACAGGGATCAATCCAAACTCATAGTGACACAATAAAACCTGGTGAAAGGTTAATTTATGTTAATGCTAGACAAAGTCCAGTACACCAAGAACCGGCTCAGAGAGATTCATGTTCTGTAGAAACAAGTGAAACACTGAGGCAAGAAGAAAGTGATTTTCCTGAACCACCCCCACCTGTAACTGACATAAGTCCTTGGCAATCAGAGTCAAATACAAAAGACACTAAAAGACCCTCTTTAAAAGAGACAATGCCTAAGAAAGCAACTGTCTGTCCATGGGAAGTAGAGGCTTCTGAGAAGTTAGACGAGAGGGAAGGTGCTACGAACAAGGAATCAATAAAAGTAGATCAAGAGCAAGACACTGTTAAAATAATTGTGTGTCCATGGGAAACAAGTGAGTCTGTGAAGTCCatagagaaagaagaaagtgtCTGTGGAGATGTCTGTCCATGGGAGACAA AAGAGTCAGTCAATACTTTGCAGAAACAAGAAAGTGTCCATGCAGATGTTTGTCCTTGGGAGACAAAAGACCCCACAAAGGCCTTACAGAAACAAAAAAGTGCCCATGAGGATGCTTGTCCATGGGAGACAGGAGAGCCAACAAAGACCTTGCAGAAACAAGATAGTGTTCTTGCACATGTTTGTCCATGGGAGACAGGAGAAGCTGCAAAGGTCTTGCAGAAACAAGATAGTGTTCTTGCAGATGTTTGTCCATGGGAGACAGGAGAGGCTGCAAAGGCCTTGCAGAAACAAGATAGTGTTCGTGCAGATGTTTGTCCATGGGAGACAGGAGAGCCCGCAAAGACCTTGCAGAAACAAGAAAGTGTCCGTGCAGATGTTTGTCCATGGGAGACAGGAGAGGCTGCAAAGGTCTTGCAGAAACAAGATAGTGTTCTTGCAGATGTTTGTCCATGGGAGACAGGAGAGCCTGCAAAGATCTTGCAGAAACAAGAAAGTGTCCGTGCAGATGTTTGTCCATGGGAGACAGGAGAGCCCACAAAAGCCTTACAGAAACAAGTAAGTGTCCGTGCAGATGTTTGTCCATGGGAGACAGGAGAGCCTGCAAAGGCCTTGCAGAAACAAGATAGTGTTCTTGCAGATGTTTGTCCATGGGAGACAGGAGAGCCAGTGAAAACCTTGCAAAAGCAAGAAAGGGTCGATTCAGATGTCTGTCCACAGGAGGCAAAAACATCACCCAAACAATCTGAGCCACAAGACTGCATTCATGCTGTCCCATCAAAAAGGCAAGACAGCACTCAAGGATCTGTCTATCCCAGGGAAAATGACATGGGAATGACAGCAGCAACAACAGAAAGCAGCAAAAGTCAACCTGCCCCAGACATAAACCCTTCAGACTTAGACACACAGGCTGCAGAGGAAACGAGGGTTAACCCTCCTCTGGCTCGGCGTGATGCAATGTGCCCTTGGGAAATGGAAGGGGGCAGACAAGAATCTATAATAGTGCATGATAATTCAGATGTCTTCACTTGGGAGGAGGCGATACCAGAGGAAGATGACGGTGATGCAGAAACTGCTGCAGAGGCCTTCATCTTTCCTTCAGACTTGTGA
- the mrpl45 gene encoding 39S ribosomal protein L45, mitochondrial isoform X1, translated as MATSICRTLKYFQPIACQNIKPVFVPIRTKKRYFIPPAVNVKTQPEQEAKARAAGVVVRQQYIERPINISCTAGIFDPYVPPEGDARLSTLSKEGLKQRTEQLRQSAASQLSIRKIKDHDPDFSTKAFPVLAQQIFIDAHAALTQFNKEKLHSLVTERCYPEMVRGNRYKTLRWRFIESLEPPRVVHARCPDMISKGNLYGQVTLRIHSRQTLAIYDRFGRLMLGDEDEPRDVLEYLVMERHLVNPYGRWRLHGKIVPAWAPPKDPIIKTVMIPGPKLKPEDEFENLNYQIPKPKAVQWYK; from the exons ATGGCGACATCCATTTGTAGGACGTTGAAATACTTTCAACCGATAGCGTGTCAAAATATTAAG CCGGTGTTTGTTCCAATCCGCACAAAGAAGCGCTACTTCATTCCTCCAGCGGTGAATGTGAAAACACAACCCGAGCAGGAGGCTAAAGCCCGGGCTGCGGGTGTGGTGGTCCGACAGCAGTACATAGAGAGACCCATCAACATCTCGTGCACAG CTGGCATCTTTGATCCGTACGTTCCTCCTGAAGGAGATGCTCGGCTCTCCACTCTGTCCAAAGAAGGTCTGAAACAGCGCACAGAACAGCTGCGTCAGAGTGCAGCGTCACAGCTGTC GATTCGTAAAATAAAGGATCATGACCCCGATTTCTCCACTAAAGCGTTTCCAGTACTAGCTCAACAAATCTTCATAGACGCTCATGCAGCACTCACACA ATTTAACAAAGAAAAGCTCCATTCTTTGGTGACAGAGAGGTGTTACCCT GAAATGGTTCGGGGGAACCGTTATAAGACTCTGCGCTGGCGCTTCATTGAATCACTAGAGCCGCCGCGGGTGGTTCATGCACGGTGTCCTGACATGATCAGCAAGGGCAACCTGTACGGCCAGGTGACTCTCCGCATCCATTCTAGACAG ACATTAGCAATCTATGACCGGTTTGGCCGGTTGATGCTTGGGGATGAGGATGAACCCCGGGACGTCCTGGAATACCTAGTGATGGAGAGGCATCTGGTCAACCCTTATGGGCGCTGGAGACTTCACGGCAAGATTGTTCCAGCATGGGCTCCCCCAAAAGATCCCATTATTAAG ACTGTCATGATTCCTGGTCCAAAGCTGAAGCCCGAGGACGAGTTTGAGAACCTGAATTACCAGATACCAAAGCCGAAGGCAGTGCAGTGGTATAAGTAA